From Vicugna pacos chromosome 6, VicPac4, whole genome shotgun sequence, a single genomic window includes:
- the METTL3 gene encoding N(6)-adenosine-methyltransferase catalytic subunit METTL3: MSDTWSSIQAHKKQLDSLRERLQRRRKQDSGHLDLRNPEAALSPTFRSDSPVPAAPTSGGPKPSTASAVPELATDPELEKKLLHHLSDLALTLPTDAVSIRLAISTPDAPATQDGVESLLQKFAAQELIEVKRGLLQDDAHPTLVTYADHSKLSAMMGAVAEKKGPGEVAGTITGQKRRAEQDSTTVAAFASSLASSLASSASEVAKEPTKKSRKHAASDVDLEIESLLNQQSTKEQQSKKVSQEILELLNTTTAKEQSIVEKFRSRGRAQVQEFCDYGTKEECMKASDADRPCRKLHFRRIINKHTDESLGDCSFLNTCFHMDTCKYVHYEIDACMDSEAPGSKDHTPSQELALTQSVGGDSSADRLFPPQWICCDIRYLDVSILGKFAVVMADPPWDIHMELPYGTLTDDEMRRLNIPVLQDDGFLFLWVTGRAMELGRECLNLWGYERVDEIIWVKTNQLQRIIRTGRTGHWLNHGKEHCLVGVKGNPQGFNQGLDCDVIVAEVRSTSHKPDEIYGMIERLSPGTRKIELFGRPHNVQPNWITLGNQLDGIHLLDPDVVARFKQRYPDGIISKPKNL, translated from the exons ATGTCGGACACGTGGAGCTCGATCCAGGCCCACAAAAAGCAGCTGGACTCGCTGCGGGAGAGGCTGCAGCGGAGGCGGAAGCAGGACTCGGGGCACTTGG ATCTTCGGAATCCGGAGGCAGCACTGTCACCAACCTTCCGTAGTGACAGCCCAGTGCCTGCTGCACCCACTTCTGGGGGCCCCAAGCCCAGCACAGCTTCAGCAGTTCCTGAACTGGCTACAGACCCCGAATTAGAGAAGAAGTTGCTACACCACCTCTCTGATCTGGCACTAACATTGCCCACTGATGCTGTGTCCATCCGTCTTGCCATCTCCACG CCAGATGCCCCTGCCACTCAGGATGGGGTGGAAAGCCTCCTACAGAAGTTTGCAGCTCAGGAGTTGATTGAGGTAAAGCGAGGTCTCCTGCAAGATGATGCACATCCCACTCTGGTGACCTACGCTGATCATTCCAAGCTCTCTGCTATGATGGGCGCTGTGGCAGAAAAGAAGGGCCCGGGGGAGGTAGCAGGGACTATCACAGGGCAGAAGCGGCGTGCAGAGCAGGACTCGACCACAGTAGCTGCCTTTGCTAGCTCTTTGGCCTCTAGTCTGGCCTCTTCAGCATCAGAAGTCGCCAAGGAGCCAACCaagaaatcaaggaaacatgCTGCCTCAGATGTTGATCTGGAGATAGAGAGTCTTCTGAACCAACAGTCTACTAAGGAACAACAGAGCAAGAAG GTTAGTCAGGAAATCCTAGAGCTATTAAATACTACAACAGCCAAGGAGCAATCCATTGTTGAAAAGTTCCGCTCACGAGGTCGGGCCCAAGTGCAAGAGTTCTGTGACTATGGAACGAAGGAGGAGTGCATGAAAGCCAGTGATGCTGACCGGCCCTGTCGCAAACTGCACTTCAG ACGAATCATCAATAAACACACTGATGAGTCATTAGGTGACTGCTCTTTCCTTAACACATGCTTCCATATGGATACCTGCAAATATGTTCACTATGAAATTGATGCTTGCATGGATTCTGAGGCTCCTGGAAGCAAAGACCACACACCAAGCCAGGAGCTTGCCCTTACACAGAGCGTTGGAGGTGACTCCAGTGCAGATCGACTCTTCCCACCTCAG TGGATCTGTTGTGATATCCGCTACCTGGACGTCAGTATCTTGGGCAAGTTTGCAGTTGTGATGGCTGACCCACCCTGGGATATTCACATGGAGCTGCCCTATGGGACCCTGACAGATGATGAGATGCGCAGGCTCAACATACCAGTACTGCAGGATGATGGCTTTCTCTTCCTCTGGGTCACAGGCAG GGCGATGGAGTTGGGGAGAGAATGTCTGAACCTCTGGGG TTATGAACGGGTAGATGAAATTATCTGGGTGAAGACAAACCAACTGCAGCGCATCATTCGGACAGGCCGCACAGGCCACTGGTTGAACCATGGGAAGGAGCACTGCTTG GTTGGTGTCAAAGGAAATCCCCAAGGCTTCAACCAGGGTCTGGATTGTGATGTGATCGTAGCGGAG GTTCGTTCCACTAGTCATAAACCAGATGAAATCTATGGCATGATTGAGAGACTGTCCCCTGGCACTCGCAAGATTGAGTTATTTGGACGACCACACAATGTGCAACCTAACTG GATCACCCTTGGAAACCAACTGGATGGGATCCACCTACTAGACCCAGACGTGGTTGCTCGGTTCAAGCAAAGGTATCCAGATGGTATCATCTCTAAACCTAAGAACCTATAG